One part of the Ailuropoda melanoleuca isolate Jingjing chromosome 6, ASM200744v2, whole genome shotgun sequence genome encodes these proteins:
- the LOC117802596 gene encoding 60S ribosomal protein L39-like yields the protein MSSHKTFRIKRFLAKKQKQNRPIPQWIQMKTGNKIRYNSKRRHWRRTKLGL from the coding sequence ATGTCTTCTCACAAGACTTTCAGAATCAAGAGATTCCtggccaagaaacaaaagcagaatcgTCCCATTCCCCAGTGGATTCAGATGAAAACTGGTAATAAAATCAGGTACAACTCCAAGAGGCGTCACTGGAGAAGAACCAAGCTGGGTCTGTAA